caagttaaaggaagccagattccggctggacatcaggaaaaacatcctgactgttagagcagtgcgacagtggaatcagctacctagggaggttgtgggctctcccacactagaggcattcaagaggcagctggacaagcatctgtcagggatgctttagggtggattcctgcattgagcagggggttggactcgatggccttgtaggccccttccaactctgctattctatgattctatgattctatgattctattgataCAAATTCAAACACTGAACGTAAAAATACCACAGAGGtatacaacattaaaatcacagcaacaataaaaaatagaggataaagataaaacaatcaataaatacACAGCTGGGTTATAATGCAGAGAAAGCCTGAATGAACAGTTAtagggacgtactaaaccgaaggacaccgaatagAAGTCaattggaggagtttagggatcatctacaaatcaaaatacctaaaggaggtaaacattcagttttcatagaaaaccacacagaatcaaaatacaaactatgagcggttttagggaacaactactatgacctgtggttctagggatcatccccaacttcaaggattgcaataaaaagagggtaatgacagttttatacGCTGCTTTATAAACACCAGTTATAAAACactcaaatatgagaaaggaattttgtcgaaacatgccaaacattatttaaatgtttatatatgccCCCCTCTCAGcacccacaccttacaacaggcagGTTTcgaaatggccataggaaaacattgggctgtcaggcagacccacaaaaaagagggggagcccccaaaaaTATTCggggaggttggtaataagactgtaagcaCCATAAGAGTCCCTGGTGAAGAcatgctccattgaaatggcccccacattgcacataggcactttaggttccttcagaatggccataggaaagcactgggctgtcaggaagccccagaaaaaaagggggagccccaaaattctaatggaggtttgtaataagaccctaagcatcctaagagtttttgctggaggcgttctCCATTGGAATTGTCCCCGCATTGTGCctgctatgcggcagggtcttgctatttactgtgtaatctgtacagcaccatgtacattgatggtgctatataaataaataaataataataataataataataataataataataataataataataattcagaatggccataggaaagcactgggctgtcaggcagccccagaaaaaaagggggagccccaaaattctcatggaggtttgaactgagaccctaagcatattaagagtttttgctggaggcgtacTCCCCACTTGgtgcatggccacattaggttccacaGTCCAGtgcttcctatggccattctgaagaaacctaatgtggccatgcgcaaagtgcggaccattccaatggagcacgcctccagcaaaaactcttaggatgctgcctgacagcccaatgttttcctatggccattttaaAACTGGCCTGTTGTAAGTTGTGGGCGCTGTGGCGGggcatatataaacatttaaataatgtttggcatgttgcgacaaaattcctctCATATTTGAGTGTTTTAAATATGTGCTtgtaaagcagtgtataaaactgttattaccctctttttattgcattcttattTCTTCTTGAAtgtggggatgatccctagaaccatAGTGTTggggggtcatagtagttgttccctgaaaccgctctgttagtttgtattttgattctgtgtggttttctatgaaaactgaacgcttaactcctttaggtattttgatttgcagatgatccctaaactcctccaatgatttcctatggccatttggaataaaccaatgcatttcaatgccCATTCGGTGCCCTTCGGTTTAGTATATCCCACAGTTATATCTTAATCAGGCACTTAATGGCGAGGGAGTTAGGTGGACCTCAGCATTGTAATAGATGGGCGAATGTGACAGAGTGAGGGGGCCTTACAGAATTCCTACATGTAAGGAACTTTCTTGTAGGGCAAAATGTGTGCAACCTGCTTGTGTTAAACTAAACAATGTGTTTAACACGGCTATGTTTATTTTGAATGAAAAACACTGATGAGCATCTATTGTTAGGAAGGAGGGGCAaacaaacagtaaacagcaaACCTTTCCACCCTTACCTGCTGCAGTGGCAGAAAAGGAGCAGGCTAAGGGATGACTAATTTTCTCCCATTGAagacctccctccacctcccagtaCCTGTTTTCTGAAGTGTTGTTCTTACATCTTGGGTCTTGTGTTCACTCTCTCTGAGCATCAGCAGAAAACGCAAGAGAAATTGCAAGCTTAGCAGTTGCTTTTACCCGCTTTCCTTGGCAGTATAGTGTAGAGCATGGTAGGctacctgtggccttccagatgttgttggactatacctcccatcatccttgaccattgtgACTCATGGGAATttgagtccaacatctggaaggccacaaattctCCACCCTTATTATTGAGGGTCAGTTATGGAAGGAACAGCCACCTCGTCCCTCTCAGCGTGGAATCCTATGAAGATTTAGACAGAAatattcccagccaacatgtaAAATTGACAATCGTAATGACGGTTTAGAGAAACCATTTTAAGAAACAGTATTCCAACACAACAGGATGGTAATATATCTTTATTCCAACCAACCAAGGTGTACAAAGAGGTGAGCAAGAAttcgagttctccagaactccttAAATATTAACAAGAAGTGTATCATAGCATGATTTTTTGTGCACTTGATCAGATGCAAGAAGAGTAATCCTCTCATGGAACAAATAttaacacacacatatgcacgtAAAACCAGAAggtttaaatttattttcaaacattACTTCTTAGTGAGATTGCTTTTATGAAAATGTTATTTAatcattgttgttgcttttaaaatgtattcagaACCTGCTTGTTAAGACAAGTAGTTTACAAGAACTTAGTAAATATAGATACTATTTCAAGTTTACATGATATTCGTAttcattaaattattttaaaccaCTTGTCTTAAAAAGAGGgatttaaatatgtaaataacTACATTAAAACCGTTTAGTGTTTGgttaaataaggctgcaatcttatattacacctacctgggagtaagtctcattgagcgcaacgagacttacttttgagcagacatgtataggaataCCCTGTAAGAGACTCTTACAGCCAGTGGGGGCTTCAATACTGGAAGTTCCTTCTCTGTATTACTCTATTTTCTTATCTCTTTGACAGTTAAAAGTGATAGAGTCGTAACCTGTATCTATGGTTAAGGTCTCCGTTTCCAACAACCGTAAAGCGAAATCGTGGTGTTTTACGGCAGGATCGGGATTGGTTAAGACGGCAGGCGCTGCTTGTTGAGGTCATTAGAAGTGGCCGGCACGCCGCTCTTTTGAGAAAGAGGGGCGGCCACGTGGGAAGGAAGAGTGGAGCGTCTTTAGCTAGGTGGGAGAAGGGAGTCCGTGGAAGGGATGCTGCGTTCAAGGGACGTTGCAAGCTGGAAGGgatggcggcggtggtggtggaggagggtcGTAGCCTTCCTATGTTTCTTCAGCCCGAGCCTCGTTAGTGAGGAGGCGGCGGATGCTTTTTGCGTCCTCTCCAATTCTCCGTCTATCCGGCCTTGAAGCTTCTAGCGGTCAGCggtgggcaacatgtgaccctcaagatgatgttggactccaactcccaccatcccctgctattgggcatgctggctagggctgatgggagttacaatccaacgacatctggagggccagaagttgcccgcCCGTGAAGTCGTTCATGGATCAGGTcggggtgtgtatgtatgtgctgTTTGGTTGTTCTTGGCTGCAGCCCTAAGCACACCTCAgagtacgtcccattgaactcagtggggctgactTCGGAGGAGACATGTGTCTGAtccatgttcttaaaaatcctTTTCCCGGTGGCGTTCTTTTGGCGTGGGTAGTCTCATCACCATTTTTGAGCTACTTGGAGTGTTTCCCTCAGATGTGGCTTTCTCTTACTCCTGTAGTACAGTGATTAAAAAGTGTTCGTTTTCCTTTGCTCAAATGCTGGGAGCACAGGGTCTGGATAATTTCCTGTGGCTGGATGCCAcagttgtgcattttgagaaatgAGATGGGAGGAGGAAAGCAAGTCTAGAGGAAATGCTGTAGGTAAGGTGGTAACATCAAAGGCTTGGGAAGGAGACATTTCACaaaagccttctccaacttggtgtttttcagatattttggtctacaactcccatcatccccactcagcctggccaatggtcagattATGGGCATTATAGTCCAAAAGATattgagggcactaggttggggaaggcggtttTCCATCATCTTCCCACCCCCCTCAGTTATCATTGTCATTCTTGCCACTGGGAAGAGCCAGCGGTTTTGGTGGGCAGTTCTATATTTACCATGGAATCTTTGAACAGCAGTGGTTGGAGCAGCAGGAGGTCTGTGGTATGGGGAATAGATACTTCAAATCACTGTCTTTATCTCCTCTTTCCTTCATCATTTGTTGCCATTGCATAGCAGTTAAATGAAATGATTATATTAATCTTTGCTTATTAACTGCTTCCTTGGGTGCATATTATCAAAGGGGTAGGATAAAATATTGTACAATTTAGAGTACGTTATCCTACCCCTTTGACAAGAATCTTAATAAAGTGCTGATACCTCTGTGCCCGTACATCGAGGACTTTCTTACATGCATGCTGAAATCATCCTTACAAGCCCAATTTCAGGCATTCGGTTATACTTTAAGCAAATAACTTACTCAATATCTTACAGTATGATATTCAAAGGATAGGAAATAGTGTGAGGGAGATAGTGGAAGGAGCAATAGTTGtttttccctccatttttttaaaaaaacccttgctATTTGTATGCTTCTAGCTAAACCTTTCAAAACTTTGTTGTAATACTTAATTCTTCAAGTGTTAAAACGTTTCACTGTCACTTGCCAAGCAATAGTATTTTAAAGAACTATGACAGGGCAAGGTTTTGCTTCAATGCTACCCTATTTCTCAATTTCACCTTTTGCTATTTGAGTAACGCTGGTTTTGCTATATAACTGCAGTGGAATATAGGGAGAAAGTGTTTCTTTACCAGTTTTCTTAGACTATTGGTGTGGACAGTAAGTAAACTAGAACCCTTCTGCACTCTCTCCTTTGGCTCCTAAATGGTGTAGAGCTTGTTGCCTCGGACTATAGTATCTGGTTGATTTTTGTATTACAGTTTTTTGCATAGTATAAggctgttagggcacaatcctatgcatgtttagacaggaaaaagtcctacaactcccagcatgccccagccactcTTCTGCCTACATATGCTTAGGATTATATCCTAACTCTGAGATACTGGAAAAGGTAATTAATCCAAAATACTAGATCTGTATGTCTTGTTCTTGGATGGTCACTGCAAGATGATGAGACTTGAAACAGTGGATTTTATGTGAGTGAGTAAAGTTACTGAATTTGATAGGGATTCAGTAAATGTAGTTTCTAAAACCACCGTAAAACCCTAAAATATTTCTTCAAGGTAATTGATCTTTTGAAAATACTTAAACGTTGCTATCTGCTGGTCACTTCAGAGTATTATGTGTTAGTCATAGCACTAGTTAATGCATCCAACAGTATGAATATCACAATACTGTGTGGAGTAACCCAAGCTCCACAGTTCACTGGAATTGCTATTGATTTTTGTGGATACTTTGTTGAACAGAAGGGAGGCATGTCATTTCGAGGAAGAGGTGGTGGTAATCGTGGTGGCGGATTCAATCGGGGCGGAGGTGGATTCAATCGGGGCGGAGGTGGATTCAATAGAGGAGGACGTGGTGGTGGAAGAGGTGGATTTGGCcgtggaggaggacgaggaggctTCAACAGAGGAGGATATGACCAAGGACCCCCTGAAAGTGTAGTCAGTAAGTTACATTCATtcctaatgatttttttttaaaaaaaaaattgtatactgaTTTCCTGATTTCAATACATTTCTCTTCTTTGTAGTTGTTGGAGAGTTTATGCACCCTTGTGAAGATGACATTGTTTGCAAATGTGTCACTCAGGAAAACAAAGTACCTTATTTCAATGCACCAGTCTATCTGGAAAATAAAGAACAGATTGGGAAAGTGGACGAAATATTTGGGCAACTCCGAGACTTTGTATCCTTTGGCAATGTGCTTTTGAATGTTTCCTGAAGATAAGATGACTAAAAAAattcttttactttttattttcaaGAAAACACATATTTGTGTATGTGGGTGTGCTTGAACAGGCCAAAGGCAGTTAAAAGTGCAGATCCTAAAAGCGCAGTTGGCTTTAGCTGCTTTTCTTGTTCCCTCCATTTACCagatagagcaggagtgggcaacttgtgacatTCCAGACGTTTTCGCCTTCAGCTCCtatgatccctcactattggctatgctgggtagagctgatgggagttgcacaactaaacatttggagggccacaagttgcccatccctgagctTAGGGATGCACTAGCTAATGTTTGGCACTTGGGCTGAGCAAGCTGATAGCAATGCATACACTGGAAAACCTATACGGTTGTATCTGTTGCCCTCCGTATTATACAGTTACTCCTAGGTTTTCAGTTGGCATGAAAAAGCTAAACTGCCCCTTTTTCACGAACCTAGTTGTCGTGCTTCaaattcagctattgggctgcagtcctacctaggagtaagactcattgaatGCTATGGGACTTTGTTCTGGGTAGACATTCATAGCATTGTGCTGTTTTGCTTGCTGTTTAGTTTTATAAGTTTTAGGGTTTATTTCTCTTGACCCCATTTCACACCACACAAGTTTGGTGTTGAAAGAATTGCATTGTTCTCTATTTTTGGGAAGCAGGTTGTATTGCTGAGGAGGTTTTGTGGCTCATCTGCAGTGTTCGTAACAAGATCTTTTGAATTGGATCAGTAACTAGAATGTTTGCACCTCGTCCTAATGGTCCTGCTGATGGCAACTGTCAGATGACCTGCTTTGTGAGCTTGTACCACCTCCTCAGTTTtaatctctcttctccctcccccccaacaaTTGGCACTAATCATATCTTTTTCAGGAGTGCATTTCAAAATCGTTTCCAATTCATTTTCTGGCCTGCTTGTCCTGGTTGATGCAAGAGTCCATTCCTTAAGGTTATAGGCATTGAGCATTTTGATTAACAGGATTAAAGCTTTTCTAGACTTTCTGGGGAGCTTCATGATAGTGATGGTCTCAACTGTGGTCTAACTGCTTTCCTGTTCGAGCTAATCTATTTTGATGGCTTAGCCAAGGCAATTGAATAGCTCTGATTGGACTTTATAAGTCCCTAGTGACTAGGTAAAAAATGCGTCTCCCGCTTGGGATGTAATTACGAAATTAAAAAGATGAGTCAAGTGGGCTGTAAAGTTTACGACTATCGCAGAGACAGAATTTCTTAGTTGTGTCTCTATCTCGTAGCGCTCGTGTTTCTAAAAGGGATGTATTCTCATGGTGGTTATTTTGTCTCTGCTACATTTTAGGCTTCAGTAGCTACATCTTTTCTGTGATAAATTTTAAGCAATGGGACTGGTACTAAAAATGCCTGAAAAACATATAGAAAGGGAGCTTGGTGCTTCCTTCAGAAATTCTAGGGTTTCTTTTCTAATGAAAATACTAAAAGGGTAGTAATGTGACTCAAACATTGCCCATTAGTATGTCTGTTGAGAAGAATTAGAATGTACTCAGTGTAATCTTCCTTAATCAACTGTAAAAGTATTTTTCAGTCAAATTGTCAGAAAACATGAAAGCATCTTCCTTCAAAAAGCTACAAAAGGTAAGGTTGTGATAACATTCAATGAATGTAACATGTAGCTCTAGCTGTGATGTGTTCACCAACAAGTTTTTCATAACTGTAAACTTGAATAAGGTGCATGAAACACTTGGATGCAATTTAAGTATGTCTGCTAATGGCTTCTTAAATGCACATGCAGTAAATATTTATGGTATTTAAATGTTGCTCATTCAAAAAACCTGTTTGCAAAAATTACAGCATAGCCCCAGTGTTAGGACTGTTAACTTAATAGATATTCTAACCACGAAGCAACAGGGTTTGCAGATGTTATGTTCACTGGTATACCTTGTTTGCTTGCCCTGACTGACTGAACAATAGTCATGAGAAGGGCAGCAGTCCATTTGAGTTCATTGAGACtaacttctgggtaaacatatttaggatgtcccattaaccctgttcagatgactcacTAAGCCACAGctcttaagcattttgagctaaacattatggcttagtgtgttgtgtgaaccattcctaaccatggtggctacgtaaccatggtttaaacactgcTTCAGAAGTGTTagcgccctaaccatggcttagcatgttgtctgaacaggcccattgaaagcGGTGGAGTTGAGTTAAGTATGGCTAACTTGCTTCATGTGACTTAGTCATGACTGACTTTaactgaataaaaaaaaaacttttaacatttAGGGAAGTTTTGCATTGTCAAATTTTGAGCTATTAAATGTCTGGAGGGGCCATATGATAGCTAGGTTTCCTAGCTCCGAGGTCATAGCCAGGGCTTCAGCATGAGAGCCCGGAAACTGCATTCTCCACCCATCCCATTGCTGGTATGGAGAGAACTAACATCAGTTTTCTTCTACAGTTTTACATCGATCCAGCAAAATTGCTTCCTCTGCAAAGGTTTTTGCCAAGGCCTCCAGGTGAGAAAGGCCCTCCAAGAGGTGGTAGAGGAGggcgtggaggaagaggaggtggccgAGGTGGAGGTGGCCGAGGTGGAGGTAGGTTGTGTTCTTCCTGTTGATGCGTCTTAAGTGCATGGAATAAGGCTGTTGAGATTTTGTTTCTGAGAAATCTAATCTACCTCCCTACTTTACCTATTTGTAGGTGGTTTCAGGGGTGGCAGAGGTGGcggagggttcagaggaggacgtggtggaggtggtggtcgAGGATTTAGGGGTAAGtatattcatttatctgtctAAGTTAATAACATTGATATTTAGAGTGAATTACCTATGCTGCGTATTTAGTAATAGATCTACAATATTTTGTTCTTTGCTTCTTCGATGTGGTTTAGTAATAGTTTTCAAAACATTACGGGAAAATGTAGGTTTCCTTGGAAATTTATCAGGTGTTCCTTATCGATTCTGGAAGATAACTTCCTTAATAGGCAGGTTGCCCGGGAGTACTGTTTTATCCCCATGCATCATGCCATCACAGGAGAATATTCTGTAATGGATGCAGAACAATGGTAATACTCATTAGACCTGGCTAGTTAGGATTCTGGGGATGAATGTGAACACTGGAAAATCCTGAATCTGGTAAAAGCAGAAGGAGTCCTCTGCAGACAAGTCAATATGGAAAGGGTTTCTTGATGGTAGGAAGTGTGAAAACTAGACTTGGGGCTGGCCATagcatgatttaaatcactactcagaaagactcggtTTAATCAtgtgacctccccccccccccccaaaaaagtgcactcttcctcgctatattttacacaactcagagttaccaaagactcattcttcctggtataatcttaatatttacaaccagatgaaggtttcatttttagaatagcaacttttcagattagttttacagttacattaaaaaaaatactgatttggtgatactattagaaacacatcatagatagataattatgaaattattgcaaggtgaactatctccagtttaataggttaatcattcatatttgaacaacttttctgctgtactttattggaagaagaaaaataatcttacagaaacctctggaagagcatgacattgtgaaaggattaatggaattcatttaccaaaaaatttaaacagcctcatgctacataattaaaaactaatccttatttcatgatgaataacctttagactataatgtatcttaaatagaaaactatctttaggtagatttttcctcaaaaaacattttattaaaaaaatccaatttaaataaaaaaatctgttttaaattaaaaaaaatcattgatttttattcacCCTGACCACCAGTAATTttgcacagggggtgggggggagcatctAATGAAAGGGGGCTTCACACCCGGAGCCAGCCTTGAGTAGAGGACCCAGCCCAGTGTTTTACCAATGTTTTGTATGTTGTTTCGAAAGGAATGTTAAAATCCTAACTGCAAACTACTATGACACTGCAGGCTCTGCTGAAACCAACTGTTAATTGTAACCACACATTTTCCAGACTAGGGGCAGAATCCAACTGTATCATTCTGTTAGCACAAATGACGTTGCACTAGAAGAAACTAGATTCTGAAATATGTGCAAGAGGGGAATTCAACTGAAGTTAATGTTTGTGCAAGTGTAATGTGCACAGAAAGATTCAGCGGAGGTCCACTAGCGCTATTTGAGTTCGCGTAATGTCGCCATTGAATCCTGTTCTTGATGTGCATCATTTAATCTGCGGTTTTCTTTCCAATTAGGCAGAGGACGTTAAGTGAAACTCTGGGAAGAATCACATTTATGGCTTTGTTACGAAATGCAATGAAAAGTTTTCTTATTAACTTGAATGCTACAAAATGGACGATTTTAATCGTACAGTTGTCAAGACTTGACTATCACGTCTGTAGTTCATGGATTTCTACTAAAATGGATGATTTAAGAAGAGCTGCAGATTCTTGGATCTCTCTTGGTCTGTAATAGACATTAAaggaaatgttatttttttaacacttttttaatgagctatttttaaaatcaaaacaccGTCTTGAAGTTTGGAAACCAGTGAACCTCTAAACAACATAAAAGCTTGCTGGCTCAAAATGTCTTGCACAAATATttgggactttttaaaaaaagtctttgcattttgttttgtcaGTCTGACAATAGTGTTTTGTGGATCCATGGAAAAGTGTATCAAAATAACTTGAATATGATTTcaaaattacatttaatttaacCTCTCAGTGAATAATATAACCAAATGACAAATATCTTTTTATAGCAATAGCATAGAATTTATTTAAAACTACATTTGTAGTGCCTTACTGCCAAGATACGTTCAATCCTGGTTAGTGAGCTATACGTATGTTTGTCTCTGAAAGCTCTTGCCTGTATGGTGAGGGATAAGCATAAAAACACCCACAAACAAAAGCAACAGTTGATATGAAACAACTAAATCAAATGCTAAAAAGCATGGAACTGCAAGTCATGAGAATAGAGGCGTGTATATTGAACAAAACTGCACTGATAACAATTCAGAGTAAAGGATACAGGTTGTAACAAGGTGAATCACATTGAACATTGAAAGTAGGAGACTGAAGTCACAATTAGAAAACAGATGTATCATAAAGTTTGAAACTGGAAATAGGAAGGTACAAACAGTGGTAAATTACAGGAATCCGGTTTTACTCCTGTTTTGCTGTAAGACAGCTTTTTCAGAAAATCGTAGACGCCACTAATGAGCATATGCCGTGGGAATGAAGCTAAGGCAAATCTTTAAGATGTTTCTCTGCCCCAAAACATGGTATTTGTTTTTCCTAAACTCAGGTCCTAGCCCCCTTCTTTCGATAAGCTTCAGTGGCAGTGAGTTACCCTGACAAGTTTGTACCTTGCTACTTCCATTATCCAACTTCATTAAGATACATCTGTTTTCTAATTGTTACTTCATAGTCTTCTCTTTTCAGTGTTCAATGTGTGATCCACCTTGTTGTAACCTGCATCCTTTACTCTGAATTGTTATCAGTGCAGTTTTGTTCAATATACACGCCTCTACTCTCACGCCTTTCACTTCCATGCTTTTTAGCATTTGATTTAGCTGTTGGGGGATAAGTATATCAATAATGTGTTGTCGATACGGAGTGTAAATTTATTTAGCAGCCTTTGTTAAGGAAATGAAGCACAGCACTGAACCCTCATATCGATTGCCTCTAACTTCTGAGGCTAACCATTAGGCAGATCGTTGCAATGGACAGCTAGTAAAGTTTGTTCCTCCCATTTGCTGAGGGAAGGGACACTGAATAAAAGGCATCTGAGATTTGGGTTTTTGTTATATATGCCAGAATTTATAGGTGTTACCTGTAGCATCCTCAAGATATCTGTGCAACAGCAAGCAAGATATTAAACTTTTATACGGGAGGGTCCAGGTTCTGCAAAGCGTTCTACATGCAGGGTGAACATTCTCTATAATGTTCGGGCATGCTCTGCATTTGCTGCATGTTGCCTGCatatctgaaaatggaatggaTCCTCATGTGCACATAAAGAATCCCATGTGCATGCTCTACTGCTGAATCACAGTTTTTAATGccagttttctttaaaagaataaaacattttaaatatgacTTACACCATTTGCTGTATGAATTAAGCGAATCTATGATGGAAGCTCTGCCTTACAAATGAAAAAGCATTTGCAGTGCTATGCAGTATAtgcttactaagaagtaagtcccattgtgtttaatggggcttactccctagtaagtgtgtttaggatttcagcctttttatttatttattatttatttacaatatttatatactgatcCCGACAACAGCTGCTGCTTTCTGCTCTAGCTCCGGCTTCCAGTGCATTTCCtgtttgtgttgtctgaactcagtgagaataaaagaataatACTGTCTTAGACATAAAATTAGGGGCATGGCTATAACTTAAGTGTGTAGagggggggaggattgcagacttgcctacttccatgatcctcccccagcaaaCTGACAGCTGcatgatgtcctggaaggaaagagggatgtcgcTGCTGCCATCTTTTTTAAGAGGAGCCTTGTGCGCACGGTGAAAATCaaggtaaaaaaacccaacacacacacaccgccatccctgggatggcaaaattgctgccccctcccaatgggcacggagccagcCCGTGTGGCTTCATGCCTGTTTGAGGCCCTGGGAGTGCGCAGCATACCAGCTACAGttctcgggatggtcctgggactgtggcGAAatttgggataactgggcaatcagttatcctgggaaaatgcacCGGTCGTCCCTGCCTTTCCCCGGGTTCacttgtgcgtcatttggatgcacagggatgatccagggacgaccCTGGTAAAaagggctgatgtagacatgcccacagattACAGAACTTGTGACACAATAGGAACACTGGAAGCTgctttatcctgagtcagaccattgttccatccaggccagtattgtcaacactgagctCTCTAGAGTTTTAGGCCGGATTCTTTTCCAGCCTGACTTgg
This genomic stretch from Elgaria multicarinata webbii isolate HBS135686 ecotype San Diego chromosome 10, rElgMul1.1.pri, whole genome shotgun sequence harbors:
- the GAR1 gene encoding H/ACA ribonucleoprotein complex subunit 1 isoform X2, yielding MSFRGRGGGNRGGGFNRGGGGFNRGGGGFNRGGRGGGRGGFGRGGGRGGFNRGGYDQGPPESVVIVGEFMHPCEDDIVCKCVTQENKVPYFNAPVYLENKEQIGKVDEIFGQLRDFYFSVKLSENMKASSFKKLQKFYIDPAKLLPLQRFLPRPPGEKGPPRGGRGGRGGRGGGRGGGGRGGGGFRGGRGGGGFRGGRGGGGGRGFRGRGR
- the GAR1 gene encoding H/ACA ribonucleoprotein complex subunit 1 isoform X1, which codes for MDQKGGMSFRGRGGGNRGGGFNRGGGGFNRGGGGFNRGGRGGGRGGFGRGGGRGGFNRGGYDQGPPESVVIVGEFMHPCEDDIVCKCVTQENKVPYFNAPVYLENKEQIGKVDEIFGQLRDFYFSVKLSENMKASSFKKLQKFYIDPAKLLPLQRFLPRPPGEKGPPRGGRGGRGGRGGGRGGGGRGGGGFRGGRGGGGFRGGRGGGGGRGFRGRGR